The following is a genomic window from Pseudomonas purpurea.
CGCCGAGCGCTTCATCCGTCTGCACCCGCAGCACCCGAACGTCGACTACGCCTACTACCTCAAGGGCCTGACCTCCTTTGACCAGGACGTTGGTCTGCTGTCGCGTTTCCTGCCGCTGGACATGACCAAGCGTGACCCGGGCGCTGCCCGCGACTCCTACAACGAGTTCGCCCAGCTGACCAGCCGCTATCCCAACAGCCGTTACTCGCCTGACGCCAAGCAGCGCATGATCTACCTGCGCAACCTGCTGGCGGCTTACGAGATCCACGTGGCCGACTACTACCTGACCCGTCAGGCCTATGTTGCCGCGGCCAACCGTGGCCGTTACGTGGTGGAAAACTTCCAGGAAACCCCGGCGGTCGGCGACGGCCTGGCGGTCATGGTCGAGTCGTACCAGCGCATGCACCTGGACGAACTGGCCAACACCAGCCTCGAGACCCTGAAGCTCAACTACCCGAACCACCCGACCCTGGTCGACGGTCAGTTCACGCCTCGCGTGGCCGAAGCCGACAACCGTTCGTGGCTGAGCAAGGCCACCCTGGGCCTGATCGAATCCCGTCCACCGCTGCCGCCGGGAGAAACCCGCGCCAACCAGGACGTCATGAAGCAGTACCAGGACGCCAAAGACGCGATCCCGGCTGACCTCAAGCCTAAAGACGCCAATGGCGATGCGGTCGAGGAAGAACAGCACGAAGCAGAAGGCAACAATAGCGACCGTTCGTGGTTCAGCTACATGACCTTCGGCGTGTTCGACTGAAGCCAGCGCAGTGCCAAAAAGGGAGACTTT
Proteins encoded in this region:
- a CDS encoding outer membrane protein assembly factor BamD, with protein sequence MQVKHLLLIAILALTAACSSKEVVDENLSEVELYQQAQADLDNHSYTSATAKLKALESRYPFGRYADQAQLELIYANYKNAEPEAAKSAAERFIRLHPQHPNVDYAYYLKGLTSFDQDVGLLSRFLPLDMTKRDPGAARDSYNEFAQLTSRYPNSRYSPDAKQRMIYLRNLLAAYEIHVADYYLTRQAYVAAANRGRYVVENFQETPAVGDGLAVMVESYQRMHLDELANTSLETLKLNYPNHPTLVDGQFTPRVAEADNRSWLSKATLGLIESRPPLPPGETRANQDVMKQYQDAKDAIPADLKPKDANGDAVEEEQHEAEGNNSDRSWFSYMTFGVFD